In Eucalyptus grandis isolate ANBG69807.140 chromosome 4, ASM1654582v1, whole genome shotgun sequence, the following proteins share a genomic window:
- the LOC104441536 gene encoding uncharacterized protein LOC104441536, producing the protein MDRWSATLKVPIHAKGAARCRVAVSLRLSPSSETLLAPSANAVFFNGDRVGGTGNPVVERLSDPQAIADVLVSKFGGAVNAWVVEASTFNGPFAVYKEFVPSANKYGEPRSYSHVGFPASSSTVSLLSNCLEEVKNVLSRKKNLVSTSLLPPQGHPPKTVILGFSKGGTVLNQLVTELSHFEPSSSGHPSFAGQELLSHEAPDIRVGTQILPTTKERFLSSIQEIHYVDVGLNSSGAYITDPNVIGRLSQQFVQRAQALRFVLHGTPRQWCDRKRIWIRCEKDRLLHLLESEPQKAGGKIQVAEKFYFADRPPDLEMHFAIIENLDVSI; encoded by the exons ATGGATCGATGGAGCGCTACTCTGAAGGTCCCGATCCACGCCAAGGGCGCCGCCCGCTGCCGAGTCGCCGTATCTCTCCGTCTCTCGCCGTCTTCCGAGACCTTACTC GCGCCGTCCGCCAATGCCGTCTTCTTCAATGGGGATCGAGTCGGAGGGACCGGGAACCCCGTCGTGGAGAGGCTCTCGGACCCGCAGGCGATAGCCGACGTTCTCGTCTCGAAGTTCGGCGGCGCCGTCAACGCGTGGGTCGTCGAGGCTTCCACCTTCAACGGGCCCTTTGCCGTCTATAAGGAGTTCGTCCCTTCGGCGAACAAGTATGGGGAGCCGAGATCGTATAGCCACGTCGGGTTCCCTGCTTCTTCGTCGACCGTCTCGCTGTTGTCAAATTGTCTTGAGGAG GTGAAGAATGTTCTTTCAAGGAAAAAGAATCTTGTGTCCACAAGCTTATTACCACCGCAGGGACATCCACCGAAAACTGTCATCCTCGGTTTTAGCAAAGGTGGCACTGTGCTTAACCAGCTGGTGACTGAGCTCAGCCATTTCGAACCTTCATCTTCTGGACATCCATCTTTTGCTGGACAAGAGCTATTGAGCCATGAAGCCCCTGATATTCGGGTGGGGACTCAAATTTTACCTACTACGAAAGAAAGATTTCTGAGCAGCATCCAAGAAATCCATTACGTTGATGTTGGCCTAAATTCCTCTGGCGCATACATCACCGATCCAAATGTGATTGGCAGACTCTCCCAACAGTTTGTACAACGAGCTCAGGCATTGCGATTTGTCCTTCATGGAACTCCTAGGCAATGGTGCGACCGTAAACGCATTTGGATTCGCTGTGAAAAGGATAGACTGCTGCACCTGCTCGAATCTGAACCGCAGAAGGCCGGAGGCAAAATACAGGTAGCAGAGAAGTTTTATTTTGCTGACAGGCCTCCAGATCTAGAGATGCATTTTGcgataattgaaaatttggatgtGAGCATCTAA